AGCCTGAAGGGACAAAATGAAGAGTAAGGACGCTGGAAAAGCAACAGGTGGCCAAAGAAATATTACACCTGCAGCCTGATGACGTCACTCTTTGACGTTactctccttcctttctctctcagcgTGTGCTCTTTGAAATGTTATTAAGCCTAAcaatcaaaaaaagaaaaaagaaaaaagaaaaaaagaaaacaaacaaacaaaaaaatccccAGCGTTTTCTTGTGTCCTGATGCTCCCGTCTGTGTATCAAAATGACGCTTGGAGGAAGGAAAACTTtctttgaagagaaaatgaaagcctTCACTTTATATTGTTTTATTGCAGTGAAGCATTTGGTCCTTAATTGCAGTTATCCCCCTTTGAAGATGCTCACTTTGGTGTGTATCACTTCCTCTTATTCAATTTGTGAAAGATTCAGTTCTGACCTTCTGTCCATGATAAATTCTCAGATGGCACTTGATAAAGTGTTAATTACCTGTTGCTTATCTTGGGAAACATGCCTCACACAGATGAATGCTCTGTGAGTTATTGACGTGTCTTCCATTGTAGTGCTGGGAGTCCCACTGGTCAGAGTGTGGGAACCCCAGCCCTGCCTGAGCCACATGGCTTTGTTATGCTAATGTCTCAGTATAAAATGaagagcagctcctccacagagaTCACAGCTTACAGTGTCATCCAGAAGAAGCTGCTCACTTCACCTGCACAGACATGGCTCCCTGCTCCACCAACTACTCCTCTGTTCACCACATCAGGATCTCTGAGAGAGACAACATCAAAGTGAGTACTGGAGGGGATTTAAGGCTTTTGTATCAGCTTGTACAGTACACATATCTGCTGATTGTTGCTGGATTTGAATCATGAACTGACCTTCTTGTGTCCTCTTCCCCAGTTGAGGAAACCTGTTGTGGAAAAAATGCGCAGAGATCGCATCAACAGCTGCATCGAGCAGCTCAAGATCATTCTGGAGAAGGAGTTCCACAAGCAGGAGCCCAACTCCAAGCTGGAGAAAGCCGACATCCTGGAGATGACGGTGAGCTTCctgaggcagcagctgcagccggGCCCCTGCCGCAGCGACTACAACCAAGGCTACTCTCACTGCTGGAGGGACTCTGTgcacttcctctctgcaggatcCAACACAGAGGCCCCTGTCACCCCTCTGCaaagcctccagcagcaggagcagcagcaggtccatCAGGCGCAGAGAGCtagcagctcctccacagcctgCTCCAGTCTGAGGGCCACCACGCTGcaggacaacagcagcagcagcagcagcagaggccccATGTGGAGGCCTTGGTAGAGACTCTGACTCACAGACACTCTAAGACCTGAGGGGAGCTGCTCTCTTCCTCACTATGTAGGAAATATATTTCCAGCCTGCTCATTCATGGTGGGATTCCTTATTGTCTCATCATATTGATGGACAAGTAGTAAAGCAAAGGCTCTCACTTATTTGAAGACTGTCCTGCTTTGACTTTGATTCAcatctgatgtttgcttttcctttgtgtttaaAGCTGGCTGCTTTTGCGTCATGATATTTTTGTCAAATCTTGTGAAATGACTGTTTACTCCAGTGGAGTTTATCTTTGACGGCTTGATGTAACAGTGTAGATGTGTTTCATGCTGTGTTatactgacagctgctgttgagaatatttctcttctgttctgaATAATCTATGCCAAATTTTATgtatgaggatgaagatgatgatgtgcGTTTGAGCGAGTGTGAACGAGTGGATTTTCATGTAACAGTTTGGATGCATgttgatatttctgtttttctatcaTATTTAGGCTCTTAAAACTCATTTCTAACACTTGTATGacaattaaaagtaaaaagatacaatcattaaaaaaatcactgatGATTTTATTTCAGAAATTCAGTGTCACGATGTACATATTTTTTATGGTGAATTTAAGAAAAAGGAAATCTCCATGGCAGCagcatctttgtgtttgtcagcttcAGTTTTCATGATCCTCTCATTAGaacttttttggaaaaagtTGTGAGATTGATCCAGGAAGCAACAGATATCAAGATTTTGTACATGCATAACACTCAAGTTAAAAGTTGTGTTCAGGctaaaatactaaaatactAGTGCAGACATTTACCTCCCATGATTTTGTCTTTATTAGGAAACATTCATGTGAATTCTACTAA
This region of Chaetodon auriga isolate fChaAug3 chromosome 10, fChaAug3.hap1, whole genome shotgun sequence genomic DNA includes:
- the her12 gene encoding hairy-related 12, with the translated sequence MAPCSTNYSSVHHIRISERDNIKLRKPVVEKMRRDRINSCIEQLKIILEKEFHKQEPNSKLEKADILEMTVSFLRQQLQPGPCRSDYNQGYSHCWRDSVHFLSAGSNTEAPVTPLQSLQQQEQQQVHQAQRASSSSTACSSLRATTLQDNSSSSSSRGPMWRPW